A DNA window from Buttiauxella agrestis contains the following coding sequences:
- a CDS encoding DUF1240 domain-containing protein, whose product MKEYTTLRWLIFKFSGVFLMMASMALIYLVAYFYKFYAINSLITLGDIITYNGRVIICLGGIPMVIYMFFFALRTVLNKGIAPLKKGTVIGQIWGVFSILSFALGLVASYLIPIVLLILHYTSCHEDKLRVYYVTDPQLCMMIENK is encoded by the coding sequence ATGAAAGAATACACTACCTTACGCTGGTTGATATTTAAATTTTCGGGGGTATTTCTTATGATGGCCAGTATGGCCCTCATTTATCTAGTGGCTTATTTCTATAAGTTCTATGCCATCAATTCATTAATTACACTCGGTGATATCATAACATACAATGGAAGAGTTATTATCTGCCTTGGCGGCATACCTATGGTTATCTACATGTTCTTTTTTGCACTCCGTACAGTTTTAAATAAAGGAATTGCACCTCTAAAAAAAGGAACGGTAATTGGACAGATTTGGGGGGTATTTAGCATACTCTCTTTTGCCTTAGGGCTAGTCGCATCCTATCTAATCCCTATTGTGTTATTGATATTACATTACACTTCATGCCATGAGGATAAACTCAGAGTGTACTATGTTACTGATCCGCAACTTTGTATGATGATAGAAAATAAATGA